The following coding sequences lie in one Brevibacterium marinum genomic window:
- a CDS encoding sensor histidine kinase, whose amino-acid sequence MNDRLSAARGRQASPPAGPGSRLDRVRALLAAHPWVSDALIWVLPLAYIAVAAIVANAETPSFTALPTFLQVAIVLLQTVPLALRRTAPLFSSMLIAFACLLSILTMLGPTVGIIAVPLTIYSTTAWGTRRHGHIVFGLGLGGALLLGLWFYLVSLQSTLGPNARSLEFGEYLLMITVVALCASIVLAAWMLGGVGYRRRREIEGIRERNRLLEHERESETRLATDAERMRIAREMHDVIAHSLSVVIAQADGGRYAASANPQAAVGALETISRTGRDALEQTRSLLGFLRADDDDSRRAAPLPGVADIRRLIDDIRSAGLPVSIAGIDEVDDSSLPDGAGLAVYRIVQEALTNVLKHAGSIARAHVSLHTETREFVARISDDGAGQTPDAETSDSEQLRSRGNGITGMKERAALYGGTLTARPIRSTGLPDANRPRAGHEVGLSSDSVTGSAFGTATGFVVEARFPLRGGGDSATAPSATVRPETAHSETAHSDAAHSEITRADSESSHGAAR is encoded by the coding sequence ATGAACGACCGACTCTCCGCCGCCCGTGGCCGGCAGGCCTCACCCCCGGCGGGCCCTGGCAGTCGTCTCGACCGGGTGCGTGCGCTGCTGGCCGCACACCCCTGGGTGAGCGATGCGCTGATCTGGGTGCTCCCGCTGGCCTACATCGCCGTCGCGGCCATCGTGGCCAATGCCGAGACGCCCTCATTTACGGCGCTGCCGACCTTCCTCCAGGTCGCCATCGTCCTGCTCCAGACGGTCCCACTGGCCCTGCGGCGCACAGCACCGCTGTTCAGTTCGATGCTCATCGCCTTCGCCTGTCTGCTCAGCATCCTCACGATGCTCGGACCCACAGTGGGCATCATCGCCGTGCCGTTGACGATCTACTCGACGACGGCCTGGGGCACGCGCCGGCACGGGCACATCGTGTTCGGCCTCGGCCTGGGCGGGGCGCTCCTGCTCGGTCTGTGGTTCTACCTCGTGTCCCTGCAGTCGACGCTCGGACCGAATGCGCGGTCGCTGGAATTCGGCGAGTATCTGCTCATGATCACCGTGGTGGCACTCTGCGCTTCGATCGTGCTCGCTGCCTGGATGCTCGGCGGAGTCGGCTACCGGCGCCGCCGCGAGATCGAAGGGATCCGGGAACGCAACCGCCTCCTCGAGCATGAACGCGAGTCCGAGACGCGTCTGGCCACCGACGCCGAGCGGATGCGCATCGCCCGGGAGATGCACGACGTCATCGCCCACTCGCTCTCCGTCGTCATCGCTCAGGCCGACGGCGGACGCTACGCGGCCTCGGCGAACCCGCAGGCCGCGGTCGGGGCGCTCGAGACGATCTCCCGCACGGGCAGGGACGCACTCGAACAGACCAGGTCACTGCTCGGCTTCCTCCGCGCCGACGATGACGACAGCCGCCGCGCCGCGCCGCTGCCCGGCGTCGCCGACATCCGGCGACTCATCGACGACATCCGTTCCGCCGGTCTGCCCGTGTCCATCGCCGGCATCGACGAGGTCGACGACTCCTCGCTGCCCGACGGTGCCGGCCTGGCGGTGTACCGCATCGTCCAAGAGGCACTGACCAATGTGCTCAAACACGCCGGCAGCATCGCTCGCGCCCACGTGTCGCTGCACACCGAAACACGGGAATTCGTCGCCAGGATCAGCGACGACGGAGCCGGGCAGACCCCCGACGCCGAAACCTCCGATTCCGAACAGCTGCGCTCCCGCGGCAACGGCATCACCGGCATGAAGGAGCGCGCCGCTCTCTACGGCGGCACGCTCACGGCGCGGCCCATCCGCTCCACGGGACTGCCCGACGCGAATCGGCCGCGTGCCGGACATGAGGTCGGTCTGTCCTCGGACAGCGTCACCGGAAGCGCGTTCGGCACCGCCACCGGCTTCGTCGTCGAGGCCCGTTTCCCTCTCCGCGGTGGCGGCGACTCAGCGACAGCCCCGTCAGCGACCGTCCGACCCGAGACCGCTCATTCCGAGACCGCGCACTCCGACGCCGCGCATTCCGAGATCACTCGCGCCGATTCCGAGAGCTCGCACGGAGCAGCTCGATGA
- a CDS encoding NADPH-dependent FMN reductase, with translation MKLVALSGSNVGTKTRTVMEYAAQAVMAQNPDIEVTLIDLAEEDMVFGDGRNYTEYTGDTGRVTRAIMDADALIIGTPIFQASIPATLKNVFDLLPVGAFRDKVVAMVTTAGSAKHYLIAQQQLLPILVYMKAQVVSPYVFVEEKDLNRGRLVNDDVVQRLDRLVEDTIVLTNTYTQIREAREASYGF, from the coding sequence ATGAAACTCGTCGCCTTGTCCGGCTCGAACGTCGGCACGAAGACCCGAACCGTCATGGAATACGCCGCCCAGGCGGTGATGGCCCAGAATCCCGACATCGAGGTCACGCTCATCGACCTCGCCGAGGAGGACATGGTCTTCGGCGACGGACGGAACTACACCGAATACACCGGCGACACCGGTCGTGTCACACGGGCGATCATGGACGCCGATGCCCTCATCATCGGCACTCCCATCTTCCAGGCCTCGATCCCGGCGACGCTGAAGAACGTCTTCGACCTGCTGCCGGTCGGTGCCTTCCGGGACAAGGTCGTGGCCATGGTCACGACAGCCGGGTCGGCCAAGCACTACCTCATCGCCCAGCAGCAGCTGCTGCCGATCCTCGTCTACATGAAGGCGCAGGTCGTCAGTCCGTACGTGTTCGTCGAGGAGAAGGACCTGAACCGCGGCCGGCTCGTCAACGACGATGTGGTGCAGCGGCTCGACCGTCTTGTCGAGGACACCATCGTGCTGACGAACACCTACACCCAGATCAGAGAGGCCAGAGAAGCCTCGTACGGTTTCTGA
- a CDS encoding LLM class flavin-dependent oxidoreductase — protein MTEPTGTPESTKMMDRFGFTPGQGLQFGMYSLGDHLPNPADGTRIGAGERIREFVGYAQAAEDAGFDFFSLGESHQEYFASQAHAVILGAVAQATRSIRIGSTSTIVSTSDPVRVFENFATIDHISDGRAELVAGRASRVGLFELLGYDLRDYEELYEEKFDLLRQINREREVTWSGRFRAPLNQAEVLPRPAQDPLPIWRAVGGAPASAVKAGRAGVPMVMAHLGGTTSVFKSTVDSYRQAARHQGFDPADLPIATAGFLHVAETSQEALRGLYPHIDEGMKRTNGQGMPKQLFAQSVDPASIVNLGSPQQVIEKILHQHEVFGHQRFLGQIDFGGMPYDRVLAQIEKIGAEIIPAVKKYTATEATSADDDCAQEAN, from the coding sequence TTGACTGAACCCACCGGCACACCCGAGTCCACGAAAATGATGGACCGCTTCGGCTTCACGCCCGGTCAGGGCCTGCAGTTCGGGATGTACAGCCTCGGCGACCATCTGCCGAACCCGGCCGACGGCACCCGGATCGGTGCCGGCGAACGCATCCGCGAGTTCGTCGGGTATGCCCAAGCGGCCGAGGATGCCGGCTTCGACTTCTTCAGCCTCGGCGAGAGCCACCAGGAGTACTTCGCCTCCCAGGCCCACGCCGTCATCCTCGGCGCCGTCGCCCAGGCGACGAGGTCCATCCGCATCGGCAGCACCTCGACGATCGTGAGCACCTCGGACCCCGTGCGGGTGTTCGAGAACTTCGCGACTATCGATCACATCTCCGACGGCCGCGCCGAACTCGTCGCCGGCCGTGCCTCCCGGGTCGGGCTGTTCGAACTGCTCGGCTACGACCTGCGCGACTACGAGGAGCTCTATGAGGAGAAGTTCGACCTGCTTCGCCAGATCAACCGCGAACGAGAAGTGACGTGGTCGGGCCGGTTCCGTGCCCCGCTGAACCAGGCCGAGGTCCTGCCCCGCCCGGCCCAGGACCCTCTGCCGATCTGGCGGGCCGTCGGCGGGGCACCCGCCAGCGCCGTCAAAGCGGGCCGGGCCGGCGTGCCCATGGTCATGGCGCACCTGGGAGGAACCACCTCGGTGTTCAAGTCAACGGTCGACTCCTACCGGCAGGCGGCTCGGCACCAGGGCTTCGACCCCGCCGATCTGCCGATCGCCACGGCCGGGTTCCTCCACGTCGCCGAGACCTCGCAGGAGGCACTGCGCGGACTCTACCCGCACATCGACGAGGGGATGAAACGCACGAACGGGCAGGGAATGCCCAAACAGCTGTTCGCCCAGAGCGTCGACCCCGCCAGCATCGTCAACCTCGGCAGCCCGCAGCAGGTGATCGAGAAGATCCTCCACCAGCACGAGGTGTTCGGCCACCAGCGCTTCCTCGGCCAGATCGACTTCGGCGGTATGCCCTACGACCGGGTGTTGGCCCAGATCGAGAAGATCGGAGCCGAGATCATCCCCGCAGTGAAGAAGTACACCGCCACCGAGGCGACATCCGCCGATGACGACTGCGCACAGGAGGCCAACTGA
- a CDS encoding MarR family winged helix-turn-helix transcriptional regulator: protein MEDLPLSTLIWLRIVRFVQNSNQLSNEHLRRFDLTVAQFEALAHIRSFQPVSQSDLATGLTVSGGGVSRMLSRLEREGLITRKQEWKTKFISLTDAGRELLGRAYPSQLRQQAAMFDDVLDEDEKTQLHALMKKLYEHSVERSRNAEVRAADARTAETPSQSEPTYIDRA from the coding sequence ATGGAAGATCTGCCCCTGAGCACGTTGATCTGGCTGCGCATCGTGCGCTTCGTCCAGAACAGCAATCAGCTCTCCAACGAGCATCTGCGCCGGTTCGACCTCACCGTCGCCCAGTTCGAGGCCCTCGCCCACATCCGCAGCTTTCAGCCGGTGTCCCAGTCGGACCTGGCGACGGGACTGACCGTCAGCGGCGGAGGAGTCTCGCGGATGCTCTCCCGGCTCGAACGCGAAGGCCTGATCACCCGGAAGCAGGAGTGGAAGACGAAGTTCATCTCCCTGACCGATGCCGGTCGCGAACTCCTCGGCCGAGCGTACCCGTCCCAGCTCCGGCAGCAGGCGGCGATGTTCGACGATGTCCTCGACGAAGACGAGAAGACGCAGCTGCATGCACTGATGAAGAAGCTCTACGAACACAGTGTCGAACGCAGCCGGAATGCCGAAGTTCGAGCCGCCGACGCGCGAACCGCGGAAACACCGTCCCAATCCGAGCCGACCTACATCGATCGCGCCTGA